GCTGATTTAGCTCATATAGCGGGACTGAATTTATTGAGTCAGCAATTCGTTCGCTACTGATATGCAGTTCTCCATCACGCACATTCAGAGTTATATTGAGTTCGTTCCACTCTGTTGAGTCTAAACGGCAACCGATGGTAAAATTTGATTCTCCTCGATGGCATAAATCATTGACTCGACCGCGCACAACTCGCTCGGCACTATTCACCGCATATTGAATGCTGGAGAGTTTTTGCCCTTGTGCCAGCCATGACAGAAAGCGCAAACCTTCCAGGGCGTTACTTTTACCTGCGGCATTAGCTCCTATGAGGACAGTCAAAGATCCTAGAGGCAATCGGCTCTTCGACAGGTGGGACAGTGGGACTGCCGAACTGTTCAGAGTTTCGCTTGTACTGTAACTTTTAAAGTTGGCCAGGGTAAATTCGGTTAGCATGGCATTCATCTTACAATTTTCCTCTAAATGCTCGATTTTATAGTGAAGCAAAGAGGAGATTACGCAAATATATTCGTCAGTATTCGCTCTTGTTGCTCCTGTTTAACTTTGTACTTTTTTACTGCTTTATTGAATATGAATAAGCATAATCTATAGTAATCCTAAATAAAATATTAATGCCTTTTGTTGCTTGTTTTATGATTCAGTATGGCTACGCCTCGCCAGCTATAATAACTCAAATCTGATTGCTATATCACCAGAATAATCTACTTGTTTATTTGGACATTTGCAAGTGTAAATAGTTGTCACAGCAAAGATAGATTTGGAATCTTAATTATGAAATTGGAAATAAATGGAGATGAAAGCCGCGATTGCGGCAAGGAGGTGAAAATTTCACTTTCTGAAAGGAGTTTGTTAAATGGCAATCGCCAAAACTCGTACTAACGGCAATACTCGCCATACAGCTAATGGTAAAGTATCAGCAAAAACAAATAACACAGCTACCGCAACTAAATCTAAGGCAGTAAAGGCTTCACCACAACAGGAAGCATTAGCCTTATTGAAGGAATTGCGAAATTTAATCTTCAAAGAGTACGGGATTAAATTCAATACCCGTGAATGAAATTAATAGCCTACAAATAATTACTAATATTAATTCTGCAAATATTAAGGCATAAAAATAACTTCAGTTTAGTCTAAACTCCAGGCAAAATGTATCTAAAATTATATGATCATGAGATTTTTCTTGAATTTATAAATCATCAATCTTGTCAATTATTTGAAATCAAATTTAAAAAATCATAAATGTGTCATTTTTTTCGTCGAGAATTTTTATTCCTGCTCCAAAATGAGTAGCCTGATAGTATATATTGACAAAATATGAAAGAATATTTAAGCTTTATAAGAGTTTATTTCAAGTCATCCTTGACAGTTTTGTATGGGAATTCAAAAAGAACATCATCAGATGCTTACTCAGTTTACGACAGAATATGATCTGCAACCAATTGCAAAACATTTATCAACTATTATCAAAGAATCTTTGGCGAGTGTTTCATCAAGTAAATGTCGTCAAGGAACGATTCTAGTACCAACGTTTGTCATTTGGTTTGTAATTCTCTCCACTATCCGTCGTGATTTAAGTTATTTAGGAATAATGGATTGGATGATATCAGGATTGAGGTGGTTATCCTGTTGTCTACCAAAACAACTTATTTCTGAAGGTGCTATGAGTCATGCCAGAGTTCGTATAGGATTAACAGTTTTTCAACTAATATTTAAAAAACTCACTTCTAGTTTGACAACATTGAAATATGACTTTCATAAATGGACTACAGTAATATTTGATGGTTCCACAGGTACGACACCTGATACTGAAAGTAATCGTGATAAATTTGGGAAGTCTAAATGTGGTCGAGGAGAAAGTGCTTTTCCCATGCTGAGAATAGTCACATTAATATCAGCATCAACACGCCTGATCCTAGATTTTACCTATGGTTCGAGCCAAGGTAAAGGAACTGGTGAAAGGACTTTAATGACTAAATTACTGGCACAATTTAACCAGAAAAACTTATTATTTTTATTAGATGCTGGTTTATATTCCTTTGCAACTATTTTTAGTATTCGTACAAAAGAATGCGACTTTTTACTTAGGGTAGCTTCTAATGTTAAACTACCTGTTATCTCTGATTCTCGTTTGCCAGATGGATACATGGCTAGATATCCAGATGGAAGTTATTTATCAGAAATTAATGGCAAAATTCTCAATTTAGAAAAATCTACAGAATCGCATAAACAATGGAATCAGGAAAGTATCATTGTCCGAGTTATTGAATATCAAATTCCTGGTTTTCTCCCTCGTCGTTTAGTTACTAGTATTATTGACCCTAATATTTCTGCCAAAGAATTAATTATTCACTATCATTGCAGATGGGAGGTGGAAATTAGTTTCTGTGAAATAAAAACACATCAATGTGCTACGCTCAAAGGACAAATGCCCACTATTTTTCGGAGCAAAACATCTGAATTAGTCGAACAAGAACTTTATGCTATGTTAATTGCTTATAATCTACTCCGCGATTTAATTTACCAATCTGCTAACGAATATAATAAAAATCCTTTACTCCTTAGTTTTCTTGAATCTTTGCAACTAGTTATAGATTTAGTACAACTCATCAGCCATTCATCCTTAAAATTACGAGAAATTCAACATCAATATTTATTATCATTAATTTCCCAGTCTGAAATTGATCGCCCCCGACGAAAACGTATTAATCCCCGTGTTGTCAAAATTAAAATGTCCAAATTCAAGCGCAAAAACTCTTCCCATAAATCTGAAATCAGAGATATAGAAAAAGACTTGAAAATCCTTCCCCCACAAGCAGTTTGACAATTTCATTCACGGGTATTGGATTTAAATTTATTGCATCTGTATTTATAATCAAATTGACAACATTTGTTAATTCAGCCTGTTGCTTGTGATTAGAAACTTTGAGTTGTGCCAGTTCCTGTTCTCTAGTTGAAATTACCTCATTTAATCGCTCAACTTCTGACGTTAATGGTGCAATTGTTTTTTCTAATTCTGAGTTGACAACTTTTGCGGCTTGCTTAGAAAATGTGTTATTCCAACTGTTTTGAGTGGCTTGTTCTAGTCCCTTTTCTAAATCAGCTATTCGTTGCTCTAATTGCTGGTTTGTGACTTGAAGATGTTGAACTGCGGCTAACTGTCTTTCTGTTTCAATTAACTGCTGAACTAATTTTTCCTTGTCTTGTGTCATTTTTTGAGCGTGTTGTTGAGCAGCTTTTAATTCTACTCCGGCAGCTTGAAGAGCCGCTTCACGAATTTCGATAAATTTACCCAGTTCTGCTTCCGCTTTTTCTCTTTCGCGTTGTGCTAAAGCTTCAGCAATTTTTTGTTCTACCTGTTGTGTAGTAAAAGTCTCTTGTAAGCGAGTTGTTCTACTCTGAGCCTGGTTTGGTACTATTTCCAATTGAATTTGTTCTGGTTTCAATAACTCTTTTGACAACGACCCTTGGGCAACCACAGAGTCCAAAAGTACCCACCAGCATTCATTGCCATTTACTTCCCACTTGGCGGTAATAATCCCTTTGTAACCATTCCAGATTCCATGATCAACAATGACAATTCGCATCCCAGGTGCAAATTCGGGCGTATCTACTTGTTCGTTACTCGCAGCAGCAACAGTAGTGGAATTAGTTGTTTTTGAACTGGCTTTTGGACTTGTTCCAGTCTTTTCTGCTGTTGCCTTGACTTGTGCGGCTGTTTTCTTGCCAGAATTGACCAGTTCTTTGACAAGGTGATCAGCCACTTTAGTCAGTTGGCTAAGGGCAGCAACACTCCAGTTCTGGACTTTTTCTCGCACTAAACGTTGGATTCGCTCTGGCAGTTGCTCAAACCAAGCGTAAATTTTCATGGCTGAGGAGGCAATATAGCGAGATGCGCCAAAATCATTACTCAATAGCCAGGTGTTAAAAACCTGTTTACCATTTGGGCAAAAAGCGATGCAATTGTAGTAAATATCTTGCAATGCTTGACCACTAGCGAGTAAGCCATCAAAAGTCTGACGGACAAAGCCGATAAAGTTAGCTAGGGTAGTTTTGGCTTTGTTTTGCAGTTCGGGGTCTGTAAATTGGTTGTAATCGAAGTTGTAGTTGAGAGCAAAGGGCGCAACTGCATCAGCTTGTTTGTCAATGTATTGTTCTAATTCTTGCTGTGCAGTTACTGGAATTTCTGCTAGAGCTACCCTAAAACCTTGATATTGTGTCATCATAATCTTGACCTCGAAATATTAGGTCTATTTGTGAAAGGGCGATCGCATATTCTTGCCGGAATCGGGTGATCGCCTTTTTGCTTTTTATATTATAGCGATTAACTATTTAATTGTCTAATGGTTATAATGGCTGTAACTATAAACGACAATAGAAACGAAAGACTTTTAAATGACAGCATCCTTAATGAATCATAACGTTCCCCCAAAATTTACTAAACGAAGTGACAGAAAAGCTGTGCAGCAGTTGAAAGTCAAACTTCGTTGTCGCTTACAGGATTTAATTGATGCCCAAGATTTGACCAGATCGGCGCTGGCTGAGGCGACTGGGCTAACTCCTACTGCTGTTAGGGGATTGTGTGATAACTCTGCAAAGCGTTATGATGTTGATACTTTAGCAGTTCTGTGTGATTTCTTCGGCTGTGGAATGGGTGAATTGTTTGAGGTAATTCCAAAAGAGCGGCAATAGCGAATAAAGTAGCATTTCCAAGCTTTATTTTGGCTACACATAGCGATGAAAGCGGCGACTTGGGGTAGGGAAATTTTTTGGCAAATGAGAATCCAACAGAAACTAAGTATTTTTGTTACTAAATATATTGACCTTTCTAGTTATTGGACAGAAGACAAAAACATATCTTTCAAAAAGCTAAGGAAATGACTGGATTAGATAACAGAAACCTGTCATCTGCCAAAAAGGGACAATTGGATCGTGGACATTTTGAAACTCTGTTTAAACTCAGGGATTTAGCTTCTGAACTTGCGGGTAAACCCCTAACTCTAGAAGAGATTTTTAGTAAAGAGTGATGGGCTAAATATCGAAAATTTTGCAACCATTCCCCAAATAAAAACCTGTATTTGAATAAATTTCTTTTCTTAAATCAGATGAATGAACTATTTTCTATCATTCCCGACAAAATCCGAGATAAACTACCACTGACGGCAGATAAAAAACAACTACTTCAACAACAAACCATTAGTCAACATACCCCAGGCACAATTTTAAAAGATTTTCAAACTATTTTAGAATTTCTCCAACCTGATGGCGTTGAAGTTAGTAACACTCATCACCAATTCTCCCTTAAATACCTGCAACAGCTTAACTCTCTATTAAGTTCTCCCATAGATATTAATTTTAAACGTCCTGTCCAAAAATCTTACCCCTATATTCACGGTCTTTATTTCCTTCTCCGCGCTTCTGGACTATCTCAACTAATTACCAAAGGTAAAAAGAGCAAATTAGTTTTAGACCCAAAATTTCTGCAAATTTGGCAGAATTTTAACCCCACAGAACAATATTTTACACTATTAGAATCTTGGTTAGTTTGGGGAGATAATAAACTATTAGGCAACGAAAGAGATATGTTTGACCAAGCATATCTGTGTTTATTCTTTTGGGAAGATATGCCAGAAGCAGGATTAAAATTTAATAGTTATTTAGAACAAGATAAATTAGGTTATTTTCCTGGATTCCATAATCTCGCTCTTTTGCATTTATTTGGTTTAATTGAACTAACATCAGGACAACCACAACCCGCTAAAGGCTGGCGTTTTACTGATGTTAAACCTTTGCCTTTGGGTAATGCAATTATGGCTATATTAACAGAAAGCCGTACAAATATCCAAATAGAAGATTATGCCAAATTTCGGTTAGATTTTCGGATAGCTTTTGAGACTTTAAAACCTTATTTTCAACCCTATTTTCCCGAATGGTCACAAACTTTAGTGATTGCAGAAGGCGGTTTTACTGAAGGTACTTATATATTTAAAGTTACTTTACAGGATACTTGGCGACGCATTGCTATTCCTAGTTACTTAAATTTAGATGAAGTAGCTACAGCAATTGCCGAAGCCTTTGATTTTGACCCTCGACATCTGTACACATTTATCTACCAAGACCGCACAGGCAGAATTCTTGAATTTGACCATCCTGAACTTGAATCTAACCCCGATACCAGCGATTTTCGCTTAGGTGATTTATCCCTAGAAATAGAAAATCATTTACAATTTATCTTTGATTTACGGAATGAATGGGAATTTGATTTATATCTAGAAAAAATTGACCCCGATCATGGGGAGATACAAGAATCGCAAGTTTTAGAATCTCATGGTCAACCACCAGAACAAGAAGAAGAATATATAGTATGTTTTATAGAAGATGAATGGACGATAGAGTTGAAAAAACCTGATGATGATTAAAGTTAAGGTTATTTAAAGTTAAATAGATTAGTCAAAAAATGATTTTAAAATAAATAGTCGGACAAAATTAAATTCACTCATTTAGAGAGGGAACAGGGAACGGGAAACAGAAAAATCAGTTACAGCACTTCCCGGTGTTATGAGGTACAAGAACCCCACCCCAACCCCCTCCCCGCAAGCGATGAGGGGGCTAAGATGTACCTCATAAGAGCGGAAACCGCTGTATGTAATTAATTCTGTCTCATTACTTATAACTTTTTCATGGTTGTACCATAATTTAAGCAAACAATGTCCACTGCACCAAACCCGACTTCCCCACAAATTAATGCTTCTGTTCCCCAAGAAACCATTACGGGAGTAGTAGAACGCCTCACTTTTTATTCCGAGGAGTCCGGTTACACAGTGGCACGCTTAACTCGCTCTAGTATCAAAGATTTAACAACCATTGTCGGCAGTTTTGCCAATATTCAACCAGGGCAGACACTACAACTAACGGGTTTTTGGCGGGAACATCCCCAATATGGACCACAATTTCAAGTAATTAATTATAAAGAAACCAAACCAGCTACACTTACTGGTATTGAAAAGTATTTGGGCAGTGGATTAATTAAAGGTGTGGGACCCGTCACAGCAAAACGAATTGTTGCCCACTTTGGAACAGAAACTCTGGAAATCATTGAAAATCACATTGATCGTTTAATTGAAGTTAATGGTATTGCTAAAAAACGCATCAAGTTGATACAAACCGCCTGGGAAACTCAAAAGGCTATCAAAGAAGTGATGGTATTTCTGCAAGGACATGGTGTTTCTACTATCTATGCAGTCAAGATTTATAAACAGTATGGCGATAAAGCGATCGCTATTGTCACCAATAACCCCTACCAATTAGCTACTGATATCTATGGTATTGGTTTTCTCACTGCTGATAAAATAGCCCGTAATTTAGGAGTTGCACCTGATTCTCAGTTTAGATATTGTGCCGGACTTGTTCATGCTTTGAGTGAAGCCGCTGAAGATGGTCATTG
This region of Dolichospermum flos-aquae CCAP 1403/13F genomic DNA includes:
- a CDS encoding IS4 family transposase, encoding MGIQKEHHQMLTQFTTEYDLQPIAKHLSTIIKESLASVSSSKCRQGTILVPTFVIWFVILSTIRRDLSYLGIMDWMISGLRWLSCCLPKQLISEGAMSHARVRIGLTVFQLIFKKLTSSLTTLKYDFHKWTTVIFDGSTGTTPDTESNRDKFGKSKCGRGESAFPMLRIVTLISASTRLILDFTYGSSQGKGTGERTLMTKLLAQFNQKNLLFLLDAGLYSFATIFSIRTKECDFLLRVASNVKLPVISDSRLPDGYMARYPDGSYLSEINGKILNLEKSTESHKQWNQESIIVRVIEYQIPGFLPRRLVTSIIDPNISAKELIIHYHCRWEVEISFCEIKTHQCATLKGQMPTIFRSKTSELVEQELYAMLIAYNLLRDLIYQSANEYNKNPLLLSFLESLQLVIDLVQLISHSSLKLREIQHQYLLSLISQSEIDRPRRKRINPRVVKIKMSKFKRKNSSHKSEIRDIEKDLKILPPQAV
- a CDS encoding helix-turn-helix domain-containing protein; the protein is MTASLMNHNVPPKFTKRSDRKAVQQLKVKLRCRLQDLIDAQDLTRSALAEATGLTPTAVRGLCDNSAKRYDVDTLAVLCDFFGCGMGELFEVIPKERQ
- a CDS encoding plasmid pRiA4b ORF-3 family protein, giving the protein MNELFSIIPDKIRDKLPLTADKKQLLQQQTISQHTPGTILKDFQTILEFLQPDGVEVSNTHHQFSLKYLQQLNSLLSSPIDINFKRPVQKSYPYIHGLYFLLRASGLSQLITKGKKSKLVLDPKFLQIWQNFNPTEQYFTLLESWLVWGDNKLLGNERDMFDQAYLCLFFWEDMPEAGLKFNSYLEQDKLGYFPGFHNLALLHLFGLIELTSGQPQPAKGWRFTDVKPLPLGNAIMAILTESRTNIQIEDYAKFRLDFRIAFETLKPYFQPYFPEWSQTLVIAEGGFTEGTYIFKVTLQDTWRRIAIPSYLNLDEVATAIAEAFDFDPRHLYTFIYQDRTGRILEFDHPELESNPDTSDFRLGDLSLEIENHLQFIFDLRNEWEFDLYLEKIDPDHGEIQESQVLESHGQPPEQEEEYIVCFIEDEWTIELKKPDDD